From Besnoitia besnoiti strain Bb-Ger1 chromosome X, whole genome shotgun sequence, one genomic window encodes:
- a CDS encoding SCP family extracellular subfamily protein (encoded by transcript BESB_017010), with the protein MAPVFAMPIKVGAAFVAVLLCSSALFGSAASGAELPTDNNAAKASQRTAPEQEQKKAQDLTDACLALHNKYRMENLEVPLPEMKKDESAVELVLKFVEDRAKQGCQKGGHSDANERKGLGENLFLSNDPTCEGAVAAWYNEIQKLNGKYPGTTWDLSIGHFTQMMWEKSTGLACARTTGCTGWNQLFCLYSPPGNYEGEAPFSEAVWKSIKKRDGLSGAMALAPVSTGALAVAAGALLHVLVA; encoded by the exons ATGGCTCCAGTTTTCGCGATGCCAATTAAggtcggcgccgcgttcgTCGCGGTCCTCCTTTgctcctccgctctcttcggATCTGCCGCTTCGGGAGCGGAGTTGCCCACCGACAACAACGCAGCGAAGGCATCACAGCGAACCGCACCAGAACAAGAGCAAAAGAAGGCTCAAGACCTCACTGACG CGTGCCTCGCCCTTCACAACAAGTACAGAATGGAAAACCTCGAAGTGCCCCTACCGGAAATGAAGAAGGACGAGTCCGCGGTAGAACTGGTGTTAAAGTTCGTAGAAGATAGAGCAAAACAAGGCTGTCAGAAAGGAGGCCACAGTGACGCGAATGAAAGAAAAGGA CTGGGTGAGAACCTGTTCTTGTCAAACGACCCAACGTGCGAAGGCGCCGTGGCCGCGTGGTACAACGAGATCCAAAAGCTTAATGGAAA ATACCCTGGGACGACGTGGGACTTGAGCATCGGTCACTTCACTCAAATGATGTGGGAAAAGAGCACAGGCCTAGCATGCGCCCGGACTACAGGCTGCACCGGATGGAACCAACTGTTCTGCCTCTACAGCCCTCCAGGCAATtacgagggcgaggcgcctttCTC GGAGGCAGTGTGGAAGTCCATCAAGAAGCGCGACGGTCTCTCGGGCGCCATGGCTCTCGCGCCGGTCAGCACAGGCGCATTGGCTGTCGCAGCTGGTGCATTGCTGCACGTCCTCGTTGCGTAA